The nucleotide window GTCTCCCATATCTCAACGACGCCCTTTGGGCGGCGGACGCTGACGCTTGCCCATGTGGCAACCCAGGCGCTCGCAAAGGAGCGGCCGCCAGAGAAGGCGGTCCATAAATGGAATCTGTTTCGAGACATTTGCACGGCCAAGGCTCAGCTGGGCGTGAATGAACGCGCGCTGGCAGTTCTCGACGCCTTGCTTACGTTCCACCCAGAAACCGTGCTGACAGGCGAACAGCTCGTCGTCTTCCCCTCGAACCAGCAGCTGGCGCTGCGGGCACACGGCATGTCACCGGCGACGCTCCGCCGCCATCTGGCGGTACTCGTCGACTCCGGCCTCATCATCCGCCGCGATAGCCCGAACGGTAAGCGCTACGCTCGGAAGGGCAGGGGAGGGGACATAGAGCTCGCCTTTGGGTTCGATCTGTCGCCGCTGGTTGTTCGGTGCGCGGAGATTGAGAGCTCGGCCGAGGACGTCAGGCTTGAGGAGCGAGCACTGAAGCTCGTGCGCGAGCGCATCACCATCTGCCGGCGGGACATCGCCAAGATGATCGCGACAGCGATGGAGGAGGGTGTTGCCGCTCATCAGGCCGGGCAGGGGCCTTCGACCTGGCAGGATATCCACGCCCTGTATCGGTCAATCATTGGCAGGGTTCCGCGCACCGCTCCGCGCGAGGTGCTGGAGCCGATTGCCGACGAACTATCGATGCTGGCTGACGAAATCCTCAACATTCTGGAAATGCATACAAAAGCTCAGAATCTAAGCGGCAATGAGTCTCAATCTGAGCGCCACAAACAGAATTCAAAACCAGACCTCTCTACTGATCTTGAAC belongs to Bosea sp. NBC_00550 and includes:
- the repC gene encoding plasmid replication protein RepC, with the protein product MVSHISTTPFGRRTLTLAHVATQALAKERPPEKAVHKWNLFRDICTAKAQLGVNERALAVLDALLTFHPETVLTGEQLVVFPSNQQLALRAHGMSPATLRRHLAVLVDSGLIIRRDSPNGKRYARKGRGGDIELAFGFDLSPLVVRCAEIESSAEDVRLEERALKLVRERITICRRDIAKMIATAMEEGVAAHQAGQGPSTWQDIHALYRSIIGRVPRTAPREVLEPIADELSMLADEILNILEMHTKAQNLSGNESQSERHKQNSKPDLSTDLEPRFPESRGLEVEIDPEPVRKPERAFPLGMVLDACPDIIDYARGGISNWRDFLAAAAMVRSMLGISPSAWFEAQNAMGETEASIVVAAILQRGEAISSAGGYLRGLTRKAEASEFSIGPMLMALIGSRRREPKRA